The nucleotide sequence CAAGGAGTATTGTATCGTCTGCAGACGATAGCAGAGAAGGACTGCAAATTGTGGTTAGTCTCATTATGCAGTACTGCTAGAGGTATGGACTGGCTGTGaacaaaaatttaaagcactcatgggactAAAAATTTAAAGCACAAATTTATTTCGGCAAAGTGATAACGGTCGCAAAtacaatactttttccctatctaaaaagtgcaaaacgtctctaaaatagttttcacttcacaaatttatttcgtcgaagcaatgacggtcgctagtttaatacttttccccatagaaaaagtgcaaaacgtccctaaagcagttttcacttcaaaaattagttcgtcgaagcaatgacggtcgctaattcaatactttttccccatctaaaaagggcacaaagTCCCTAAAGAtgttttaactttaaaaatttatttttgtcgaagcaatgacggtcgcgatgacggtcactaattcaatacttcttccccatctaaaaagtgcacaacgtccctagaaagttttcacttcaaaaatattactaTTATGATACGTAGTGTATAATAAAATacgtaaaaaatttatttcgtcgaagcgatgacggtcgcgatgacatgacggtcgcgaaatcaatcctttttctccatcccaaaatagattgtacatttattttacatttaaatacttctacacaatttatatatacatacacataataattatacgtacaaaatttatttcgccgaagcgatgacggtcgcgatgacggtcgccaaatcaaccctttttcccatccaaaataggatttatatttattttaaatctaaataattttacacaattaatatacacatacattataatatatgtaaacgtacaatatttatttcgccgaagcgatgacggtggCGATGTAGGTCGCCAAATCAATctttttttccatccaaaaacaggttttacatttattttaaatttaaatacttctacacaatttatacacacatacattataatatattatgtatatatatttatttcgccgaagcgatgacggtcgctgaCGGTCGCCAAATCAATCATTTTTCCCTATCCACaaataggttttatatttattttaaatttaaatacttctacacaatattctatacatatttttataatatatacgtacaatatttatttcgccgaagcgatgacggtggcgatgacggtcgcgatgacggtcgcgatgacggtcgcgatgacggtcgcgatgacggtcgcgatgacggtcgcaatgacggtcgcgatgacggtcgcaatgacggtcgcgaatttaATGCTTTTAATacccctatccaaaaagtgcacaacgaccctaaagaagttttcacttcaaaaaaatcATGATTGTCAGTAAGAATAAGATCGAAGACGAAACAATCGTAAATCTCTCTCCAACATTGCCTCGTGGACTCGGTTTAACTTTAACTTTGGTAGATGGTCGGTCATTTTCTGTACATATAACCCAAATAACCCAAATTTCCGTATCAATAACCCGTTTTGAgcaatcaaaaataattactaagcATAATCAAAGAGAAAAAAATACATGAGTGTGCTAATAACaggcaaaataacgtaaaagacggaaaccatattaagttgtgagaaaaaagggatgaaactattagaggtgggaaatttagcgataaacacgcatacatttacattatattgattatttaTCACCCTAGATGGATCGGATTAGTTTCGCAActaactaacactgtgacagtgacagttttagttgacatactcctctgagaCCAAAGACATAACACTTTTGAGCTAGAAGAAAAGGTAAATGATGGACaaagaatattacagcaggaagtttattaTGCAATAACCCAGCTAAAGGATGGGAAAACAGCAGGCCCCGAAAATATACAAGCAGAATTACTTAAAGtaatggacaacgaatcaatagcaatGATCACAAtgatattcaacaacatatacaactctggagaaataccaacagaatggctgaagtctgagcttattgcacttccaaaaaaaccaggaaCCAAAAATTGtgaagaataccgtacgataagtGTGAAGTGTCATCCCCTAAGATTGTTTCTAAAGTCAAATTTCGCTCAACCAGTTCGGTTTCATAAATGCTATTAATACGAGAGATACTTTgctttcaatacaagtcttattccagagatgcaaaGGCATCAATTGCGACGTATAATCAtatctggttgattacgagaaagcgtttgatcgaggGCCGCACACTAAGATGATGGAAATACTAAAATAAGcatagtagtattttgtattttgacaacgaaacccgatttgggcttcgaaatgtttataaaatctttttttggtataatggtggtttatttcccattataaatagttgattataaaaatgccacaagaaaatagcttcaaaataacattaaaataaGCAGGAATTAAACGTTTACTTAAATCAGACTGCAAACTTTAGAGTTGAAGATGAACAatcgaatatgtgaaaatcatgcgtgaAATGAGACAAGGCTGAATTTTGTCCCCTCGTATTTGTAATCTCTATACTCTGAAAGAATacttatcgaagctttgcacgaaactgaaaaaagTATTCTACTAAACACATAGCCAtcttcttctggttcctatccatttcgaatgttggaaatcatattggcaatcataaccttgctcgctgcgCCAAACACATAGTATGTTGCGGATTACCTAGAatacctacaagtcctcatgaacaaaatcacgtattacagtcaacaatatggactaaATATAAACGTCATGAAGACAAAGCtttcattagcaagaaaaagataacagaaggtcaagtCTACATCAACTAAACCactgtagaaagagtgacgcattacaactacctcggcaccatagtAATGAAGAAtagaccaacaaccaagagatatagccagggaggtagtgtcaaatttgaccggagcattttagcatggctggtttcttattatttaggtaggtgttccaaagcttattaacaaatgatgtgtcagctggcccaaaaccggggattttagacaagaaaagctaaaatatgaaagttgatggaccaacgctacagcttaaatgtcaaatatttatatacgttactcagaacattcaatggacttgcttacttggctcctacgtttcactcaggagatcggggttcaaatcctggcgcggaaaattctttttgttttttaaattgacattttattttgaaaaatatttatttttataataccacgtttttattatttatacgagacaatataaaaaaatctgtatgtcttttatagaatcgcaaactatgcatttttggtcataatattatgattgatcttaataagcaaatttgttgtacatgaacccctgaaggttcctgagttggtaagaccaacaatctaagtgaaaagggagatattatttgttatttttttggacaaactgttttttcttaattttatatgttgtagaaccgaaagatacaaccctaaattttcacttttttatgaccaacccccatgttttaatagcaatctaaatagtATTAGtatttccctattctctataatatataaaaatgaatgtttgtctgtacctatgtcccttatagaatcgtaaactatgcatttggtagaaaaaagtatgggtacgcaatattttttagtatttcaaacattatttagttttaaggcggtacgaagtttgccgggtcagctagttaataataaaaaagtattaactcttttaactctattaattgttaagtatattaagtatatattattaagtattaactccttcctgggttcatgtaagtacaaaaactttgcttgaggtcatcataatatgattaaatgcatagtttacgattctataagggacatacagacaaaaattcatttttatatgttatagagaacagggaaataattagattgctattaaaaaaatgggggttggtgatagaaaagtgaaaaattagggttgtatgtatcttttggttttacaccacataaaattatgcaaaaaacagtttgtctaaaaagataaaaaatgtcGGGAGTGGGGTGGGGAggccaaccccctttttcacttagattggtcgtactaactcaggaagcttcaggggttcatgtacaacaattttgcttattaaagtcaatcataatatttatgatcaaatgtatatatgctatttcataagttctatgcataattctataaaagacatacagattttttttatattgtctcgtataaataataaaaacgtggtattataaaaataaatatttttcaaaataaaatgtcaatttaaaaaacaaaaagaattttccgcaccaggatttgaaccccgatcttctgagtgaaaggtaggtgccaagtaagcaagtccattaaatgttctgagtaacgtatataaatatttgatatttaagctgtagcgttggtccatcaactttcatattttagcttttcttgcctaaaatccccggttttgggccagctgacacatcatttgttaataagctttggaacacctacctcaATAATAAGAAAcgagccatgctaaaatgctccggtcaaatttgacactacctccctggctaatAGTAGCGCGAATCGAAAAAGCTAGTTCAAACTTCAACCATATGGGGCATTTTTCAAGacccacaacctttctcttggtataaaattTAGAATactgcgatgctacgtcttctctgtcctttttatATTGTTGAATCATGAACATTGAAAGAAGATAtatgccgaaaattggaagcttttgagatgtcgCTATATCAGAAAATCCAATGGACTGACCGgaacaaatgaggaggtccttaaaAGGATGGGGAAGAACACAtaggtactaaccaccatcaaatcccGAAAGATGGAATAGCTTGTGACACAATATGCGAAACGAATCCAGATATGCCCCCCTACaggccatcctgcaaggaaaaatatttggaaagagaggtccaataagaagaagaacattcTGGTTAAAGAACCTTAGAACATGGTTCAACAAAACATATGTGCATCTTTTCCGCgatgctgcagataaaataaagaatgttttgatgatcgccaacattcgtcacggacagGAACATCAACAAGAAGACTCATCTGATACGACTAAAGGTGGGACACAAactatataatgtaaatttatacgttcctatcgctaaatctcccacctaacatagtttcatctctttttatctcagaACTTAACGTTTTCCACCTTTTGCGTTATTTCGTAGCTTATTAGCGCGCTTGTCACTGTATATAGTTTGGATCATGTACTGAGAGGTAAAAGATATGAATTACTCCAAATAATATTGAAAGGTAAAGTGCAGAATAAAAGTACAAAGAGACGAGAACTCATGGCTGAAAGACCTTAGGAGATAGTTTGACCGCTCATCCGCAGAAATCATTCGTGTGGTATGTAGGTTACAAAGCTGTAACAAGTATGATTCTACAAAAGGAAGCAATAaaaatagtcgaggaaatgaagcattttggctcgcaattttttcgtcctgcatggatttacttaaaattttcacagaaggtagggaatagtccaaggatcattttctatatcatgctgctgtacgatAAAACTTTTGGGGGTtgttaccaccccatctcgggggtaggaattttttattacattttaaccatgtaaatcgatgtaaaaagtaattccatgaaaatagttattttcctaacaagtgcagaaagtcattctttcccgcacgcgactgcagtttgccgagcgacgcgaagcgggagttcggcaagcagtcgagtgcggaaaagagactttctgcaagagttaggaacaatattttttctaagagtctttaaaaaattaccaaatcttaatcaattaatttaattaatatgaaaatacatacacaaattaattctttgacaaggttgtcaaaaccaaactttcaatataattagttagcatgacgacgatcttggtttccatgacgatgattcaaaacgactgttattgtctacccatttgactttcgaatattacgtcaaaataattttattttatcgaattttcgcgttaatttcattaaaacaggaacacaataagatatatttgaaataaattagtaaataatatctaaatattagtttattgcatgtattataattactttaaagccatattaacatatctaaattaacacacgtgcggaaaagtaaaaaccgcttgcgaaaaagtaacacgcgtgcggaaaagtaacacgcgtgcggaaaagtgaaactttctaaactaaaatgcgtgcccGAAAGTAGACATTGTTGCACGCTCGTAGAATGTTTTTAACATTTTCTTCGTagaactaatatttttcgagttattcgcgcttgaaagtaacagtttttcatcgaaaaaatcgacttttttagagggttttttgagaatacctcgaaaaatatgcatttaatcaaaaaaactgtagataaaaaaattgtatcttttaataactcaaactaaattatttttctataatatctttaataccaataaaaaccgagatacggcatgttaaatgttaccttttctcgtcaaatgcaaaatttgaaatattgaaagccaaataacgggaaaactttgcatttttcgaggaaagcTTGAATTGTCTTTTTTCAAGTACACAATTAAACCtttcaaatgtaaataataaaaaaattcatgaaaatggagcgacttatgataaaaaaagtcggtacctgcttttctctacgaaaaaatcagtgaaaataacccgCTAACTACAAtcgtaattaaaaattggtcttcacttTTCTgcaattccttgtatatttgtattgttaatacacccaagaagtttgacctagttaaaaggcctaattttagaaaaattggagtttaaagaaaaaaagattttttgcaatttcgtatttttcaccttttacttcaaaatatctccgaacataccggagatacgaaaaaaatgataaattactaaattgtagctttttaatAACTAACACAGCATTGCACGTAGATTttattacagtgaacagttagcaagatatagctgtttaaaacctctatttacgagcaaacacccccttattcgagctcTTTAAGACCaacccaattaaaaactaagggatgtaacaaaatttaatttacacagtcttatagctctttaaaaatacTACAAAATCATTTCTGAAAAAACtatttatcgccaaaaatgaaggagccatgtttataaaacaaatgtttttttttcgaaatattcgaatagtccgcttatggaacattttcaatgcatgtattaataccacagaactggttggtatactggaagatgacttaaactatttgtatttgtatttctacatatttgtaaattcgtatttttgtgtaaataaatgtttttagaattttttgtttctacttttttttttctgtatagatctattaaattatctacttataaaaattgtaatgttcttaagggtggttcttaagggttgaaatattatattataacctaaagcataaaacaatcattatttttagccaatcaaaaccaaattttgcccatattaaagtttacaatgtttttatctaatttttgacaataaggggtagtgtacacccctaaaaataatcgacgcccttgTGCATGtcatagaatatgaagtacatgatgagatgatcctaatcccaaatttttatgtaaatcgatgcaagccgaaattattcttttaggctaagtaattttttatatatagctccaacaagggtatttttaagggttgaaatattatcatagtgtatcttaaagcataaaacaatcattatgcaACTAATaggaaccaaatgttgacaatattatagTTTAAAgtggtatttttttaattttttacaagtagtttttttaggggtagttttatccttaaaaaaccaaaagcgtacaacgtctcaatatagaaaataaactagagggtaaaatgagcctaatcccaaatttttgtacaaatggatgctggacgaaaaaattgcgaggttttgaaattttttcagtttcatttcctcgactaaatgCAAAATATAAAAGTTAATGAACAATGATATACTACCAACCTCTGATTGACTTTGGTGGGattagaaactttttgtttacttATTCCTGATTTCTCTTTGCCTCTATTACTTATGGCTTGTTGACTACTTTTAAAAACGTAAGATAATTTTTGAGCACTAAGATTTTTTTGATTCCTCAAAGATTTCTCCACACTCTCTTTGGTTTTTACATCAGTTTTTAAAGCTGGCCGTTGTTTTGTGACCGAAGAAGAACTTTTTTTTATCACTCCGCTGCCTAATTTGCTGCTGCTGGCTAAAGATGACATCGATTCAATTTCttcttttgttaatttattaGTCTTTTTGGATTTCCATATCTCACTAACTTTCAGGTCACTTGGTTGTTTCTTTTTAGGTATAACTTTTTGATTCTTTTTCGGTGTTGGAATTCTGGATGTACCAGAAGGTATATTTTTTACCACTGTTGTTTCATAATTGACATGGACTATTTGGTTACTCAGGACTCTTGTACCGTCTACTGTTGACTTACTAGTATTATCCAACATAGAACCATCCCTTCTTTTTGTAGTGTCTACAGTTGACTTAATAGTATTGTCCAGCATAGAACTATCATCACCTTTTGATGCATTGTCTCCAACTTTAACTTCAGAATTTGGCGGTACTTGGTGTTCTTTATTTGATTTTACTGATGCTTTGGAATATTTGTTCTGAGTCGAAATAGATGACGAAGGTTTTCTCATGATCACTGACGGTGTGACTTCATTTTCATTTGAAGATTGTTTTCCTTCACTCATTTGCACAACATTATTTATAGATTCAAGCTCATCCTCCtcttttatagagttttttataaTCCTTTTTCTCAGTTTTAGTTTAGACGGTGTTCTAGGCCACACAACTGCTCGTTCTAAACCAAGTACTGGAATTTCCAATGAAATAGTTCTTACGTCTTTATTTGGGGTTCTAGAGCTGCTACAAGCATTGTTCTTGCTAGTATCGCGTCTTTTATTTGAATAAGGAACAGTTTTATCCACTTTCGCATGTAACTTCGTCACTACTTCTTTCTTGTAGATATCTTCAGATTTTCTTGGTGGTGGTCCTACTCTCCTTGCAGTTTTTATCGATGCTTTCATTTTATTTCTATAATTACACTGTCAGTGCTAATAATTTTGTGCATTGTTATACATAAATACTAATACTGGTTTTAACTAAAATTTGTATTTATTACGTCTATTTTATTTTGACACACATGAGTCATTACATCacgtttttcttctttttttgggtttCGATTATGTAATTATTTACACCAAAAGTTTTATCTGATTAAAAAAGGTTGACTTCATTATTAATGGATGAAAGGATTTTGTTTATACAGGTATGGAAAAAAATTATCTGACTATAGGGCATTAAGACAACGCAACGAACTGAgaaaaatattatacagggtgtctgcgtaactttgcaccatatgggaaattttttaatatcaattttacgaaaaaagtcattctttataaagtgctctgcatagtctaaaacctaaggtgcaatcatcagatatcaaattttgtcaacagtatacgaggtatgtcaaaaaatattaatttcgctcaagagcaaactacctttatatttcaaaatatcaaaaaaatttattatgaaaagttatttgtaattaaaaaccatattcaaatatgcaataacagccatctacgagaaaaaaaatttctgagattttcctaagttactgattccgaacatcatttttatttattagacctgtaataactcttttattaataattttaggaaaaaaaggtattcttcataaaaatctgtgcatggactaaacctcaagatgcaaccatcagttatccaagtttgttaattttatccgaggtgtatcaaataatatgaatttagaaagaattctttctatattaaataaaattaacatgaagtaaaactccctagtgttgttggtatatttaataaaaattctaaaaaatttttaaaaatccaaacggattacgttcaaaacgttttcggacttatcagtccatcatcagtgaacctaaaagtaagtaatctcacttagtaaaattgaaaagggtgaaattttgaatgttaaaaattgaaaagtgtggttacgattacttactctctgtccttgcaaATAATGTCTTTctatattctttctaaattcatattatttgacacacctcgtataaaattaacaaacttggaaaactgatggttttatcttgaggtttagaccatgcacagatttttatgaagaataagtttttttcctaaaattattaataaaagagttattacatgtctaataaataaaaatgattttcggaatcggtaatttaggaaaatctcagaaattttttcttcacgtagaaggctgttattgcatatttgaatatggtttttaattacaaataacttttcataataaaattttttgatattttgaagtataaaggtagtttgctcttgagcgaaattaatattttttgacatacctcgtatactgttgacacaatttgatatctgatgattgcatcttaggttt is from Diabrotica virgifera virgifera chromosome 9, PGI_DIABVI_V3a and encodes:
- the LOC126892553 gene encoding uncharacterized protein LOC126892553, with protein sequence MKASIKTARRVGPPPRKSEDIYKKEVVTKLHAKVDKTVPYSNKRRDTSKNNACSSSRTPNKDVRTISLEIPVLGLERAVVWPRTPSKLKLRKRIIKNSIKEEDELESINNVVQMSEGKQSSNENEVTPSVIMRKPSSSISTQNKYSKASVKSNKEHQVPPNSEVKVGDNASKGDDSSMLDNTIKSTVDTTKRRDGSMLDNTSKSTVDGTRVLSNQIVHVNYETTVVKNIPSGTSRIPTPKKNQKVIPKKKQPSDLKVSEIWKSKKTNKLTKEEIESMSSLASSSKLGSGVIKKSSSSVTKQRPALKTDVKTKESVEKSLRNQKNLSAQKLSYVFKSSQQAISNRGKEKSGISKQKVSNPTKVNQSRSYLKPNTINEEIKQTSKGDVTFKNDKDIDKLLKNVNDMKNFIKEIPVPKKKNGVDTYNKKL